In Hevea brasiliensis isolate MT/VB/25A 57/8 chromosome 13, ASM3005281v1, whole genome shotgun sequence, a single genomic region encodes these proteins:
- the LOC110648928 gene encoding UDP-glycosyltransferase 74B1, producing MADPRCHVIVIPYPAQGHINPLLQFAKRLASKGVKATFATTPYTVNSIHAPNVGVEPISDGFDEGGFKQSSGVEAYLESFKTVGSRTLTELILKFNASGFPVTCIVYDSLLTWAVDVAKQLGIYAAVFLTNSASVCSMYWQIDQGLLTLPVKQETVPVSLPGLPSLDFYELPSFLASPTTHSAYLETILQKFHSLDKNDWVFCNSFEELEIELVRAMRGLWPVVMVGPTLPSAYLDQQIDGDTAYGASLWEQTTDQCLRWLDTKPPDSVIYVSFGSMADISAKQVEEIAWGLEVSNWPFLWVIKDSENKLPVDFISSVGETGIVVAWCNQLEVLAHQAVGCFVTHCGWNSTLEGLSLGVPMVGVTQWSDQPTNAKFIEELWKVGVRAKKDEEGIVRRQELEKCIREVMVGERSEEMKNKASKWRDLAKAAVGLGGSSDTKINQFVLKLLDEKKA from the exons ATGGCCGATCCAAGATGCCATGTCATTGTTATCCCTTATCCTGCTCAAGGCCACATTAACCCCCTCCTTCAGTTTGCTAAGCGCTTGGCCTCCAAAGGAGTCAAGGCCACTTTCGCCACCACCCCTTACACAGTAAACTCGATCCATGCCCCCAACGTAGGCGTTGAGCCCATATCTGATGGCTTTGATGAAGGCGGCTTCAAGCAATCCTCAGGTGTAGAGGCCTACCTAGAATCATTCAAGACAGTTGGTTCAAGAACTCTTACTGAGCTCATCTTGAAGTTCAATGCCTCAGGCTTCCCTGTTACATGTATTGTGTATGATTCATTGCTGACTTGGGCTGTTGATGTAGCAAAACAACTTGGGATATATGCTGCTGTATTTTTGACCAATTCAGCTTCTGTCTGCTCCATGTATTGGCAAATTGATCAGGGTCTCCTCACTCTTCCTGTGAAGCAAGAAACTGTGCCTGTGTCTTTGCCTGGCCTTCCTTCACTAGACTTCTATGAATTGCCAAGTTTTCTGGCATCCCCAACAACTCACTCTGCTTATTTAGAAACAATCTTGCAGAAATTTCACAGTTTAGATAAAAATGATTGGGTGTTCTGCAACTCCTTCGAAGAGCTAGAGATTGAG CTAGTAAGAGCCATGAGGGGACTGTGGCCAGTGGTGATGGTTGGTCCAACCCTGCCATCTGCCTACCTAGACCAACAAATTGATGGAGATACAGCTTATGGGGCCAGTCTCTGGGAACAAACAACTGACCAGTGCCTGAGATGGCTTGACACAAAGCCACCAGACTCGGTAATATATGTGTCATTTGGAAGCATGGCAGACATTTCAGCTAAACAGGTTGAAGAAATTGCATGGGGTTTAGAAGTAAGCAACTGGCCTTTCCTATGGGTTATCAAGGATTCAGAAAACAAGCTACCAGTTGATTTTATAAGCTCAGTAGGCGAGACAGGGATAGTCGTGGCATGGTGCAACCAACTAGAGGTCCTAGCTCACCAAGCTGTGGGCTGCTTTGTTACACACTGTGGATGGAATTCTACATTGGAGGGGCTGAGCCTAGGAGTGCCAATGGTAGGGGTGACACAGTGGAGCGACCAGCCAACCAATGCCAAGTTTATAGAGGAATTGTGGAAGGTGGGAGTAAGAGCTAAGAAAGATGAAGAAGGGATTGTAAGGAGACAGGAACTTGAGAAATGTATCAGGGAGGTTATGGTTGGAGAGAGGAGTGAAGAAATGAAGAATAAAGCCTCTAAATGGAGAGATCTTGCAAAGGCTGCTGTCGGACTGGGTGGGAGCTCAGATACCAAGATTAATCAATTTGTATTAAAGTTGCTAGATGAGAAGAAAGCATAA
- the LOC110648927 gene encoding succinate dehydrogenase subunit 7B, mitochondrial, translated as MAFLLNNSTISSHFRAHSQKNQDALSLSRRGFHVEPGPREKALLAADPALKRFKSHKKSVQRLKRVGDVLTIVVVAGCCYEIYVKAVMREEARKKAGESA; from the exons atgGCATTCCTGCTCaataattccacaatttcttCGCATTTTCGAGCTCATTCTCAA AAGAATCAGGACGCGCTTTCTCTTTCTCGCCGTGGATTCCACGTCGAACCTGGGCCTCGCGAGAAAGCT CTCTTGGCAGCAGACCCAGCTCTTAAGCGATTCAAGTCACATAAGAAGAGTGTGCAGAGACTCAAAAGAGTTGGAGATGTTCTCACAATTGTGGTTGTAGCAG GCTGTTGCTATGAAATTTATGTCAAAGCAGTAATGCGGGAGGAGGCTCGAAAAAAAGCGGGGGAAAGTGCATGA
- the LOC110648926 gene encoding LIM domain-containing protein WLIM1 produces MATFAGTTQKCKACEKTVYLVDQLTADNKVYHKACFRCHHCKGTLKLSNYSSFEGVLYCKPHFDQLFKMTGSLDKSFEGTPKTVNRSADQVHSNTKVSSMFAGTQDKCVACKKTVYPLEKVAVDGTSYHKACFRCAHGGCVISPSNYVAHEHRLYCRHHHNQLFKEKGNFSQLDKQDQVKPVAETLAAE; encoded by the exons ATGGCAACATTTGCAGGGACAACCCAGAAGTGTAAGGCATGTGAGAAGACGGTGTACTTGGTGGATCAGCTTACTGCTGACAACAAAGTCTATCACAAGGCTTGTTTCAGGTGCCACCACTGTAAGGGTACCCTTAAG CTGAGTAATTACTCATCCTTTGAAGGTGTTTTGTATTGCAAGCCTCACTTTGATCAACTATTTAAGATGACTGGAAGCTTGGATAAAAGCTTTGAAG GCACTCCTAAAACTGTTAACAGATCTGCCGATCAG GTCCATAGCAACACCAAAGTTTCAAGCATGTTTGCTGGAACTCAGGATAAATGTGTTGCTTGCAAGAAAACAGTTTATCCCCTTGAAAAG GTGGCAGTCGACGGGACATCATATCACAAGGCATGTTTCAGGTGCGCTCATGGAGGCTGTGTAATCAGCCCATCAAACTATGTAGCCCATGAGCATCGTCTCTATTGTAGGCACCATCACAACCAACTCTTTAAGGAGAAGGGAAATTTTAGCCAACTTGACAAGCAAGACCAGGTTAAACCGGTGGCTGAGACTCTGGCAGCAGAGTGA
- the LOC110648925 gene encoding uncharacterized protein LOC110648925 encodes MGNCQAVDAATLVIQYPSGKVDKLYWPMIAAEVMKMNPGHYVALLLSTTLYPTHKNGECPTTTTITTTTTTTTNNNNNSLRITRIKLLKPTDTLVLGHVYRLITAQEVMNGLLAKKQAKLKKTQSESAGKPERMREMHYSGLDIEVKRSEMEDHQVTKNERNRPRTATATNSASAAARSRTWQPSLQSISEAGS; translated from the exons atggGGAATTGTCAAGCTGTAGATGCTGCAACACTAGTCATACAGTACCCAAGTGGGAAAGTGGACAAGTTGTATTGGCCTATGATTGCTGCTGAGGTTATGAAGATGAACCCTGGTCACTATGTGGCTCTTCTCCTCTCCACTACCTTGTATCCGACTCATAAAAATGGTGAATgccccaccaccaccaccatcaccactaccaccaccaccaccaccaacaacaacaacaactctCTTCGGATAACGAGAATTAAGCTTCTCAAGCCTACGGATACCCTTGTTCTTGGCCATGTTTATAGACTTATCACTGCACAAG AGGTTATGAATGGGTTGTTGGCAAAGAAACAAGCAAAGCTGAAGAAAACCCAGTCAGAATCAGCAGGAAAACCAGAGAGGATGAGGGAGATGCACTATTCAGGGCTGGATATTGAAGTAAAAAGATCTGAAATGGAGGACCATCAG GTGACCAAAAATGAAAGAAACAGACCAAGAACAGCAACGGCTACCAACTCTGCCAGTGCCGCAGCCAGATCAAGAACATGGCAACCCTCGCTTCAAAGCATCTCAGAGGCTGGCAGCTAA
- the LOC131171949 gene encoding nucleobase-ascorbate transporter 6-like: protein MAGVGGAGGGKAAEPQPHPPKEQLPNVSYCITSPPPWPEAILRGFQHYLVMIWTTVLIPTALVPQMGGGNKEKAQVIQTLLFVAGLNTLLQSLFGTRLPAVIGGSYTFVPTTISIILAGRFSDNLDPIERFKKIMRAIQGALIVASTLQIVLGFSGLWRNVTRFLSPLSAVPLVALVGFGLYELGFPGVAKCVEIGLPELIILVFVSQYMPHVIKSGRHLFDRFAVIFSVVIVWIYAHLLTVGGAYNGAAPKTQNTCRTDRAGLIDAAPWIRFPYPFQWGAPSFDAGEAFAMMMASFVALVESTGAFIVVSRYASATPMPPSVLSRGIGWQGVAILLSGLFGTVNGSSVSVENAGLLALTRVGSRRVVQISAGFMIFFSILGKFGAVFASIPAPIVAALYCLFFAYVGVGGLSFLQFCNLNSFRTKFILGFSIFLGLSIPQYFNEYTAIKGYGPVHTGARWFNDIVNVPFSSEAFVAGTVAYFLDNTLNRKDSAIRKDRGKHWWDKFRSFKGDTRSEEFYSLPLNLNKYFPSV from the exons ATGGCTGGAGTTGGAGGAGCTGGTGGTGGAAAGGCAGCGGAGCCGCAGCCACACCCACCAAAGGAGCAGCTTCCAAACGTTTCTTATTGCATAACCAGTCCTCCCCCATGGC CTGAGGCTATCCTGCGTGGTTTCCAGCACTATCTTGTGATGATCTGGACAACTGTTCTTATTCCCACTGCCCTTGTTCCCCAAATGGGAGGTGGAAAT AAGGAGAAGGCCCAAGTGATCCAGACACTGCTCTTTGTTGCTGGTTTGAACACATTGCTTCAGAGTTTGTTTGGAACTCGTTTGCCTGCTGTTATTGGAGGCTCTTATACCTTTGTCCCGACTACGATTTCAATTATCCTTGCTGGTCGATTTAGTGATAATCTTGACCCTATTGAG CGATTCAAGAAGATCATGCGTGCAATACAAGGTGCCCTCATTGTTGCTTCAACTCTTCAAATTGTTCTTGGCTTCAGCGGCCTTTGGCGTAATGTTACCAG GTTCTTAAGTCCACTTTCAGCTGTTCCTTTGGTAGCTCTTGTTGGTTTTGGGCTGTATGAGCTCGGTTTTCCTGGG GTTGCCAAATGTGTTGAGATTGGGCTGCCAGAGCTTATCATATTAGTATTTGTTTCACAG TATATGCCCCATGTGATAAAGTCTGGAAGACATTTATTTGATCGTTTTGCTGTAATATTCTCAGTGGTAATTGTATGGATTTACGCTCACCTACTTACTGTGGGTGGGGCCTACAATGGTGCAGCACCTAAGACACAAAATACTTGTCGTACTGATCGTGCAGGACTTATAGATGCTGCTCCATG GATAAGATTTCCATATCCATTTCAATGGGGAGCGCCTTCATTTGATGCTGGTGAAGCCTTTGCCATGATGATGGCTTCCTTTGTTGCTCTTGTAGAG TCCACTGGCGCATTTATTGTGGTGTCAAGGTATGCAAGTGCGACCCCAATGCCACCTTCTGTTCTTAGCCGTGGTATCGGCTGGCAG GGAGTTGCCATTTTGCTTTCTGGTTTGTTTGGAACTGTGAATGGATCCTCAGTTTCTGT AGAGAATGCTGGCCTTTTGGCCTTAACACGAGTTGGTAGCCGAAGGGTTGTCCAGATATCTGCTGGCTTCATGATTTTCTTCTCTATCCTCG GTAAATTTGGAGCTGTCTTTGCTTCTATACCAGCACCCATTGTTGCTGCTTTGTATTGTCTTTTCTTTGCTTACGTAG GTGTTGGAGGTCTTAGCTTTCTTCAGTTCTGCAACCTCAACAGCTTCCGCACAAAGTTCATTTTAGGCTTCTCTATTTTCTTGGGCTTGTCAATTCCACAATACTTCAACGAATATACTGCAATTAAAGGCTATGGTCCTGTTCACACTGGAGCAAGATGG TTCAACGATATCGTAAATGTTCCTTTCTCATCAGAAGCATTTGTTGCGGGGACTGTGGCATATTTCCTTGACAACACACTGAACCGGAAAGATAGTGCAATCAGGAAAGATAGGGGTAAGCATTGGTGGGATAAGTTCCGGTCGTTCAAGGGTGATACAAGGAGTGAAGAATTTTATTCCCTGCCTCTCAATCTAAACAAATACTTCCCATCTGTGTGA